From Acidipropionibacterium acidipropionici, one genomic window encodes:
- a CDS encoding DinB family protein, whose product MDVCEGCGLDRDAITADEVIPRVRAGLSGFLGALAPGTPDLARRPAPGVWSVLEYSAHIRDVLLNQREGIIVALVEDGPVKQKMYREQRVDLGMYALETAAEISQSIEVAGRLFTNTFAVLSPEHLARTAVYAGQPRTLRWVGTQAVHEVEHHLADVRAQL is encoded by the coding sequence ATGGATGTCTGCGAGGGCTGTGGTCTGGACCGTGACGCGATCACGGCCGATGAGGTGATCCCGCGGGTGCGGGCCGGTCTGTCGGGTTTCCTCGGCGCACTCGCACCGGGCACGCCTGATCTCGCGCGCCGCCCGGCGCCCGGCGTCTGGTCGGTGCTGGAGTACTCGGCCCACATTCGCGACGTCCTGCTCAACCAGCGCGAAGGGATCATCGTCGCGCTCGTCGAGGACGGGCCGGTCAAGCAGAAGATGTACCGGGAGCAGCGCGTGGATCTGGGCATGTACGCCCTCGAGACCGCCGCCGAGATCAGCCAGAGTATCGAGGTCGCCGGTCGGCTGTTCACCAACACCTTCGCCGTCCTGTCCCCGGAACACCTCGCCCGCACCGCCGTCTACGCAGGACAGCCCCGCACCCTCCGGTGGGTCGGCACGCAGGCCGTCCACGAGGTGGAGCACCACCTGGCCGACGTCCGCGCGCAGCTGTGA
- a CDS encoding DJ-1/PfpI family protein, which translates to MGEVEMQRRVGIVLFDGFEVLDVFGPVELFGQLPDRYRLAWVAPEPGPVRSAQGVEVMATESLDEAVPADIVLVPGGMGTRRLVGDRGFLERLASWSSGASMVTSVCTGSAVLAAAGLLEGYRATSNKRAFAWASGHGRGVTWLPKARWVHDRDRWTSSGVAAGMDMAAAIIRDLDGEAAAEDVVQAIELEAHADSTWDPFAAANGLV; encoded by the coding sequence ATGGGTGAGGTAGAGATGCAGCGACGGGTCGGGATCGTGCTCTTCGACGGGTTCGAGGTGCTCGACGTCTTCGGCCCCGTCGAACTCTTCGGCCAGCTTCCGGACCGGTATCGCCTGGCCTGGGTGGCCCCCGAACCAGGGCCGGTCCGCAGCGCCCAGGGCGTTGAGGTGATGGCCACCGAGTCCCTGGACGAGGCGGTACCGGCCGACATCGTGCTCGTGCCGGGGGGCATGGGGACGCGCAGGCTGGTCGGGGATCGCGGATTCCTCGAGCGGCTCGCATCCTGGTCCTCGGGTGCATCGATGGTCACCTCGGTGTGCACCGGATCCGCGGTGCTGGCCGCCGCCGGCCTGCTGGAGGGCTACCGGGCGACGTCGAACAAGAGGGCCTTCGCGTGGGCATCCGGTCATGGCCGGGGCGTCACATGGCTCCCGAAGGCGCGCTGGGTGCATGACCGCGACCGGTGGACGTCATCGGGCGTCGCCGCGGGGATGGACATGGCTGCGGCGATCATCAGGGATCTGGACGGCGAGGCCGCGGCGGAGGACGTCGTTCAGGCGATCGAGCTGGAGGCCCATGCCGACTCGACATGGGATCCGTTCGCGGCGGCCAACGGGTTGGTCTGA